One Gossypium hirsutum isolate 1008001.06 chromosome A11, Gossypium_hirsutum_v2.1, whole genome shotgun sequence genomic window carries:
- the LOC107923366 gene encoding heavy metal-associated isoprenylated plant protein 16, which yields MKQKMVVKVSMNGDKSRFKALKIAVDLSGDDKSQIEVTGNGVDAVKLASLLRKSMGFAELMSVSADGGEKKEEKKDDPKPEPPFCYVSLPFNPSYHYYQAVPSYEYVDNYGPFPSCSIL from the exons ATGAAG cAAAAGATGGTAGTGAAGGTTTCCATGAATGGCGACAAATCCCGCTTCAAGGCATTGAAAATTGCAGTTGATCTCTCAG GCGATGACAAGAGCCAAATAGAGGTAACAGGGAATGGTGTGGATGCAGTTAAGCTAGCAAGTCTGTTAAGAAAGAGCATGGGGTTCGCCGAGCTAATGAGCGTCAGTGCCGACGGTGGTGAaaagaaggaagagaagaaagacGATCCGAAGCCAGAGCCACCGTTCTGCTATGTATCGCTGCCGTTTAATCCATCGTACCATTATTATCAAGCGGTGCCTTCGTACGAATATGTCGACAACTATGGCCCCTTCCCCTCTTGCTCCATCTTGTAA